One Saccharomyces eubayanus strain FM1318 chromosome VIII, whole genome shotgun sequence genomic window carries:
- the DSC3 gene encoding Dsc3p yields the protein MSAEPLLPTHNGPQAGEAASTDQKFVVVRFSDVAVGDLQLNVSNVPYANINTHWLRRMCRELRPQYTQRRRLKFIRNGSILNTHSKISDELAHYFGAGSSNSDTGTSASGGAEQNKYYIHCIIGTEDLTPAELATEDLKDDATPSNESMTTQAIGFDRLRSVGFTEQEIELLRQQFRATYGDLEEEEERLVQSSNRDDDVHDIRQLEEQWMESGNGTTPENGAGNGNEDRFNSVPIANIKHNKDLLLGICVGFFFGVFGILLMKFDGLFNRRQKMAIFAGVIVNVMFCLVRGF from the coding sequence ATGTCGGCAGAACCATTATTGCCCACACACAACGGGCCACAGGCGGGTGAAGCGGCTTCCACAGACCAGAAGTTCGTCGTAGTGCGGTTTTCGGACGTAGCAGTAGGGGATCTGCAGTTGAACGTATCGAATGTGCCGTATGCGAATATAAATACGCACTGGTTGCGTCGAATGTGTAGGGAGTTACGGCCCCAATATACGCAGAGGAGAAGACTGAAGTTTATCAGGAATGGTAGCATTCTAAACACGCATTCTAAGATATCTGATGAACTGGCGCATTATTTTGGTGCTGGAAGCAGCAACTCCGACACTGGCACAAGTGCCAGCGGTGGGGCGGAGCAGAACAAGTACTATATCCATTGTATAATTGGCACGGAGGATCTCACGCCAGCAGAGCTCGCTACCGAGGACCTGAAGGATGATGCGACCCCGTCCAATGAGTCCATGACCACACAGGCCATCGGGTTTGACAGACTACGATCAGTGGGGTTTACcgaacaagaaattgaactACTGAGACAGCAGTTCCGAGCCACTTATGGGGACTtggaagaggaggaggagaGACTCGTCCAAAGTAGTAACAGAGATGACGATGTCCATGACATTAGACAACTAGAGGAACAGTGGATGGAAAGCGGGAATGGCACCACCCCGGAGAACGGCGCTGGCAATGGAAACGAGGACAGGTTCAACTCCGTGCCCATTGCCAACATAAAGCATAACAAGGACCTGTTACTGGGCATATGTGTAgggtttttctttggtgtcTTTGGTATACTGTTGATGAAATTCGATGGGTTGTTCAATAGACGACAAAAAATGGCAATTTTCGCCGGTGTGATTGTTAATGTTATGTTTTGTCTTGTTAGAGGTTTTTAA
- the RPB8 gene encoding DNA-directed RNA polymerase core subunit RPB8: MSSTLFDDIFQVSEVDPGRYNKVCRIEAASTTQDQCKLTLDINVELFPVAPQDSLTVTIASSLNLEDTPANEASVTKSWRPPQPGDRSLADDYDYVMHGTAYKFEEVSKDLIAVYYSFGGLLMRLEGNYRNLNNLKQENAYLLIRR; encoded by the coding sequence ATGTCCAGCACCCTATTTGACGATATCTTCCAAGTCTCGGAAGTCGATCCTGGTCGTTACAACAAAGTGTGTCGTATCGAAGCCGCATCCACCACCCAAGACCAATGCAAACTAACATTGGATATAAACGTTGAACTGTTCCCCGTCGCGCCACAAGATTCGTTGACTGTCACTATTGCATCCTCTTTGAACCTTGAAGACACCCCAGCGAACGAGGCTTCTGTAACAAAAAGTTGGAGGCCTCCTCAACCTGGTGACAGATCATTGGCCGACGACTACGACTATGTCATGCACGGTACCGCTTACAAATTCGAGGAAGTCAGCAAGGACCTAATTGCGGTTTACTACTCGTTCGGCGGTCTGCTGATGAGATTGGAAGGTAACTACAGaaatttgaataatttGAAGCAGGAGAATGCTTATCTTTTGATTCGTCGTTAA
- the ISU2 gene encoding putative iron-binding protein ISU2 yields the protein MFARLANPACYKPLMGSSITKAAKRLYHPKVIDHYTNPRNVGSMDKSQANVGTGIVGAPACGDVIKLQIQVNDKSGIIENVKFKTFGCGSAIASSSYMTELIRGMSLDEAVKIKNTEIAKELSLPPVKLHCSMLAEDAIKAAIKDYKTKRNPSVLH from the coding sequence ATGTTTGCCAGACTCGCCAACCCCGCCTGCTACAAGCCCCTCATGGGCTCCAGCATAACAAAAGCTGCAAAGAGACTATACCATCCCAAGGTAATTGACCACTACACAAACCCAAGAAACGTCGGATCCATGGACAAGTCCCAGGCCAACGTCGGCACGGGGATCGTGGGCGCCCCAGCTTGTGGGGACGTGATAAAGCTTCAGATCCAAGTGAACGACAAGTCGGGCATCATTGAGAACGTCAAGTTCAAGACCTTTGGCTGTGGGTCGGCCATCGCGTCCTCTTCCTACATGACCGAACTGATACGTGGTATGTCGCTGGACGAGGCCGTCAAGATCAAGAACACAGAGATCGCCAAGGAATTGAGCCTGCCCCCGGTGAAGCTGCATTGCTCCATGCTCGCAGAAGACGCCATCAAGGCGGCAATCAAGGATTACAAGACGAAGAGGAATCCCTCCGTCTTGCATTGA
- the HER1 gene encoding Her1p, with product MSSKLNYADIDVPLDWLYKGKRRSKTRNVNSTRASDPAPPSSRKSSTPKANPTPTATPAATPTFAAAPQGPSTEQSVKNEPSKSKPAVLPGKPPQQEQRGARRTRSHSVSYDVLKKNAQEATSDSPKISRVRTAQDQPARETKNIAVPESIASKKGRTRSSSISTPLNERSKKSLFGSLFGRRPSTTPSLSTEKPASSQNDSKKSSELFPIDTKQPKNSTPSNTPVTASSKPASSGSSRHRSSSITSKLLSIPHNILEGSSSDSNHHHHLNGHGNDQDSPLPAESPDLPPILERSTTQQLKKLSDVDLRRVTIAVQEFDADPPQQLPSRKPKRGDVLIPEDMVSAPPLISLGITNSGDQTTFQSSASALYTKDSKEYKAALEHYKKAAKEAEKHQKDAYYVAERMAQEVANYKAKQSKLSSLSSVATSPADSLADQEPSSIDTKASKLHIDKPINAGAHPFETQHNGNAGLPSSAEQTLDVSYTRCCHLREILPIPSTLRQVKGKTAPLQTLKFLNPKPTLVDILSFCDFIAITPIHNIVFDNVSLTHDMFKIVICSLATSPVVEKLGLRNVVINEQSWKLLCKFLLQNKTLIKLDISQTKARSDLSDSNYRDQMDWELFCQVLRKKDGRPLEELLLNGLRFDKMPFDYYKNVLQTFAQMNPENPIRLGMANVEFSTQCFDFLFDWMSQYNVQGVDLAYNNLETLVKPMIEKLARLPYKRLEYFTLNSTNITSVDDMSSILKYLSRLPSIKFLDLSNLPMLFPSILKSDYKYLPQFPQLKRVHFDFNDLSVKETTMLVNILAKCETLSHVSLIGQSPMPDADKISVESDDSEKAKVEKKEQVLFLRNTLWASLYAFVRDSHNLVSLDIDYDEIPDEIQSRVALCLMHNMKRIMDSSFKLDELTVQDDLIFDGSLITESAEEVLKRLNDNSLLQNDVGRKYLLRKYFEKMEKVHHNVQHTIDSMFEKRESDELPLQEKENLLRLLLLEKNLSNILEIFASMPNIADVVPFSKTDNSFPDIRDSTGNSGYNDGIRPSLKHLDSDRLINDASVPENDSSIRPHLMATDSGRIIDVTTGKALLFKSSSNTSLAGKRQEEEEGELHKWGVFVQHQSSRHSSMPPTPTSSSRISGTSTPDGGAVDRKKGKPAEVSSSRPKILPKIPTGTELRDAIIKAKGINSVDDLIKNVTSEKVGLESLYGDELNTRSPSNESLQESQQKVHLQRPPIEDETVTKKYDKLLNDLSNVRHSKS from the coding sequence ATGAGCTCCAAGTTAAACTACGCAGATATCGACGTGCCACTGGATTGGCTGTATAAGGGCAAACGAAGAAGTAAGACGAGGAATGTGAACTCCACGCGTGCCTCAGACCCAGCGCCTCCTTCCAGCAGGAAAAGTTCGACTCCAAAGGCGAATCCCACTCCTACTGCTACTCCCGCTGCTACTCCCACATTCGCAGCCGCCCCTCAAGGGCCCTCGACTGAGCAGAGTGTAAAGAATGAGCCATCTAAATCTAAACCGGCGGTGCTCCCAGGCAAACCTCCGCAACAGGAACAACGAGGTGCTAGAAGGACACGTTCCCACTCGGTGTCATATGacgttttgaaaaaaaacgcTCAAGAGGCCACCTCAGACTCTCCAAAGATATCCCGAGTCAGAACTGCACAAGATCAACCTGCCAGagaaacgaaaaatatTGCCGTTCCGGAGTCCATAGCTTCAAAAAAGGGAAGAACTCGTTCTTCGTCTATATCTACTCCTTTGAATGAACGGTCCAAGAAATCTCTATTTGGTTCTTTGTTTGGAAGAAGACCCTCCACTACGCCTTCCCTCAGCACCGAGAAACCAGCGTCTTCTCAAAATGACAGCAAAAAGAGTTCAGAGCTCTTCCCCATAGACACTAAACAGCCGAAGAATTCCACCCCCAGTAATACGCCTGTTACCGCCTCTTCCAAACCGGCTAGTTCTGGCAGTAGCAGGCATCGTAGCAGCTCCATCACTTCAAAGTTGTTAAGCATCCCACACAACATATTGGAGGGCTCTTCCTCGGATTCTaaccatcatcatcaccttAATGGTCATGGAAATGACCAGGATTCGCCGTTACCAGCAGAGTCTCCAGATTTGCCGCCCATTCTGGAAAGAAGCACCACCCAGCAGTTAAAGAAACTATCCGACGTCGATCTGAGGAGGGTTACAATAGCCGTTCAAGAGTTCGACGCGGATCCTCCACAGCAACTACCTTCGAGAAAACCTAAAAGGGGCGACGTCTTGATCCCAGAAGATATGGTAAGCGCACCCCCATTGATCTCCCTAGGTATCACAAACAGTGGCGATCAAACGACTTTCCAATCAAGCGCCTCCGCTTTGTATACTAAGGACTCTAAAGAATATAAAGCCGCTCTAGAACACTACAAGAAAGCAGCCAAAGAAGCCGAAAAACATCAAAAGGACGCATATTATGTCGCGGAACGCATGGCTCAAGAAGTGGCAAACTATAAGGCCAAGCAATCGAAACTCTCTTCACTGTCCTCCGTTGCAACTTCGCCAGCAGATTCATTAGCGGATCAGGAACCCTCTTCCATAGACACTAAGGCTTCTAAACTCCATATCGATAAACCCATCAATGCAGGCGCACATCCTTTTGAAACTCAGCATAATGGTAACGCCGGACTCCCCTCTAGTGCAGAACAAACTTTGGACGTATCCTACACTAGATGTTGTCATTTAAGGGAGATTCTACCGATACCTTCCACTTTGAGACAGGTTAAAGGTAAAACTGCTCCCCTACAGActttaaagtttttgaatccaAAACCAACTCTAGTGgatattttatcattttgcGACTTTATTGCCATAACTCCGATACATAACATTGTCTTTGACAATGTGTCCCTAACTCATGATATGTTTAAAATTGTCATTTGTTCTTTAGCAACTTCTCCAGTCGTAGAGAAATTGGGGTTAAGAAACGTTGTGATAAATGAACAAAGTTGGAAACTACTTTGTAAGTTTCTACTGCAAAATAAAACTTTAATTAAACTGGATATTTCTCAAACTAAAGCAAGATCGGATCTAAGTGATTCAAACTACAGAGACCAAATGGATTGGGAATTATTTTGTCAAGTGCTCAGAAAGAAAGACGGTAGACCTTTGGAAGAACTACTTTTGAATGGGCTAAGGTTCGACAAGATGCCGTTCGACTATTACAAAAATGTTTTACAGACATTCGCTCAAATGAACCCTGAGAATCCTATTCGTCTTGGGATGGCTAACGTAGAGTTCTCCACTCAATGTTTcgattttctctttgattGGATGTCTCAATACAACGTTCAGGGAGTAGATTTGGCCTACAATAATTTAGAAACTTTGGTGAAACCAATGATCGAAAAACTGGCTAGATTGCCTTACAAACGCCTAGAATATTTCACACTTAATAGCACTAATATCACCTCTGTTGATGATATGTCCtccattttgaaatatcttTCAAGATTGCCTAGCATCAAATTCCTTGACTTGAGCAATTTACCAATGTTGTTCCCAAGTATTTTAAAATCTGATTACAAGTACTTGCCTCAATTTCCTCAATTAAAACGTGTTCACTTTGATTTCAACGATCTTTCTGTAAAGGAAACAACAATGCTCGTGAACATATTAGCCAAGTGTGAAACCTTGTCCCATGTCTCGTTAATTGGTCAAAGTCCCATGCCCGACGCCGATAAAATCTCTGTCGAAAGTGATGATTCTGAAAAGGcaaaagttgaaaagaaagaacaagttTTATTCCTTAGAAATACATTGTGGGCTTCCCTGTATGCTTTTGTTAGGGATTCTCATAATTTAGTTAGTTTGGATATTGACTATGATGAAATACCGGACGAAATCCAATCAAGAGTCGCTTTATGTTTAATGCATaatatgaaaagaattaTGGACTCTAGCTTTAAATTGGACGAATTGACTGTGCAAGAtgatttgatatttgatgGTTCTTTAATAACAGAAAGTGCAGAAGAAGTTTTAAAGAGACTAAATGATAACTCCTTGCTTCAAAATGACGTTGGAAGGAAATATCTCttaagaaaatatttcgaaaaaatggaaaaagtACATCACAATGTTCAGCATACTATCGATTCTATGtttgagaaaagagaatCCGATGAACTACCActacaagaaaaggagaacTTACTGCGGTTATTATTACTTgagaaaaatttatcaaatattcttgaaatatttgcCTCTATGCCCAATATAGCAGATGTCGTGccattttcaaagactGACAACAGTTTCCCAGATATCAGAGATAGCACCGGCAATTCCGGTTACAACGATGGTATTCGCCCGTCTCTAAAACACTTGGATTCTGACAGATTAATTAATGATGCTTCTGTTCCCGAAAACGATTCATCGATCAGACCGCATTTGATGGCCACTGATTCAGGACGTATTATCGATGTAACCACCGGTAAAGCTCTTCTATTTAAAAGCTCATCGAACACTTCATTGGCTGGtaaaagacaagaagaagaggaaggtGAATTACACAAATGGGGTGTCTTTGTTCAACATCAAAGTTCAAGACATAGTTCTATGCCTCCTACTCCCACCAGCTCCTCGCGAATTAGCGGTACATCAACACCAGATGGTGGAGCCGTAGACAGGAAGAAAGGGAAACCAGCTGAAGTATCGAGTTCTAGGCCAAAAATATTACCAAAGATACCTACGGGTACTGAACTGAGAGACGCGATTATCAAAGCCAAGGGTATTAATTCCGTTGATGACTTGATTAAAAACGTGACCTCTGAAAAAGTTGGTTTGGAATCATTATACGGTGACGAATTGAACACCAGAAGCCCAAGCAATGAAAGTCTGCAGGAATCACAGCAAAAAGTGCATTTGCAAAGGCCACccattgaagatgaaactgTGACGAAGAAATATGACAAACTATTGAACGATTTATCCAATGTTCGTCACAGCAAAAGCTAA
- the MCP1 gene encoding Mcp1p, with protein MIELQEIPPEPIDPTSLPQYDGTGAPKGESDSDGRRKIFGIPYPISKKSCQNFLWNCQKISVLPMALYFPLHAINTLVTPAISPDSAPDDVLMMVREILPSITTKLLVSALTLHVSAGVLLRIVRNWNNSSRKTDKHLKISAKQDLSQDKIGLTGGVYGYLFGLYKNFRISPQVISGYILTPVLIYHLLIMKWIPCSLSTEVDFASIKQLLSSKNGWWKWLGGFIPLAVLIESSVYHIGSGFCRYLGIKKMSSRKNWSTAINLLSLAGFISVIRLMRADSTRLGPNQFESIFKKIGLLLRKR; from the coding sequence ATGATAGAGTTGCAGGAAATACCTCCAGAACCAATAGATCCTACTAGTCTTCCTCAATATGATGGTACGGGCGCCCCCAAAGGGGAGAGTGATTCTGACGGGAGGAGGAAGATATTTGGCATTCCGTATCCAATTTCTAAGAAATCATGCCAAAACTTCCTTTGGAACTGTCAAAAGATTTCGGTTCTGCCTATGGCGTTATATTTCCCATTGCACGCAATAAACACTTTGGTTACACCAGCCATTTCGCCTGACTCCGCTCCTGACGATGTGCTAATGATGGTGAGGGAGATTTTACCGTCAATAACCACCAAACTGCTAGTTAGTGCTCTGACACTCCATGTTTCCGCTGGTGTCTTACTCCGTATTGTAAGGAACTGGAACAATTCGTCAAGGAAGACAGATAAGCACTTAAAGATATCTGCTAAGCAAGATCTATCCCAAGACAAAATTGGATTAACGGGTGGAGTGTATGGCTATTTGTTCGGATTGTACAAGAATTTCCGAATATCACCGCAAGTAATTAGCGGTTATATCCTTACTCCGGTACTGATATATCACCTATTGATTATGAAATGGATTCCATGTTCTCTTTCCACTGAAGTTGATTTCGCCTCCATAAAGCAGCTGCTATCTAGCAAGAATGGGTGGTGGAAATGGCTTGGAGGCTTTATTCCATTGGCCGTTCTTATTGAGTCAAGCGTATATCATATAGGTTCAGGATTCTGCCGCTATCTCGgtatcaaaaaaatgagtaGTAGAAAGAATTGGTCCACAGCTATCAACCTACTGTCGCTAGCTGGGTTCATTTCCGTGATAAGATTGATGAGAGCAGATTCTACAAGATTGGGACCTAACCAGTTTGAAAgtattttcaagaagattGGATTGTTGCTGCGGAAAAGATAG